From Faecalicatena sp. Marseille-Q4148:
CTTCTTCCGTCCATAGATTACTTTCTGTTAAATAAAAAATTCCCTTCTCCCACTCTCGAACGATCAAAAATGCTGCCGCCTCCTTCACATTTGCTCTGACATATTCTTCGTACCGTTCTTTCGCCTCCTCTGAAAGCTGGTACGGAAACAGCAAACGCGAAAATACAAGTTCAAATACAGTTTCTTTCTCCTCTCTTGCTCTGGCATAAACAAACATCTCATCATATCTTTTGTAATCTACTTCCTTATTATATATGCATTGTCGATAATTTCCTCCCGATCCGTGGTATTCTGTCATGACAATCCTTGCCGGAGTATTCTCCACCGCTTCTTCATAATGTTCCGGAAAAATCAGTCTGGCCGTTTCTTCCTTCCCGTTTGTGTGATACCGAAGTGTTACCGAAAGACAAAATCGGTTTTCTGCAACAATATCCCGCAGACAGCATTTCCGCCCATGATAAAGATCTACTTCAATCTCCCGAATGCGGCATCCGGTAAACACTCCTCCCCCAATATCCTGAAGTGTATCCGTCAAAACTATCTTCTGAAGATTTGCACATCCATAAAGAGCATATCTTCCGATTCGTCTGACCGTATCCGGCAAAATCACTTCTCTTAGATCTTTTCCATGTTCCGAAAATGTATATGGACCAAGCGCTGTAACACTGCGTCCCTCTATGTTCTCCGGAACTATGACAGCACTTCCACTTCCGACATATTTTACTATTTCTGCCTTATCTTGATCTATTTTAACCTCAAATACCATACAATTTTCTCCATTCGCGTTTTACCACATTAGTATATCATTTTAGTACTTGACTGAAAAGAGGAAGAAATTTATACTTAAACACAATGGATATGTAAAGGAGAGAGAGTTATGAAACGAGAAAAACTAAGTTCCCGTCTGGGATTTATCCTGCTTTCTGCCGGCTGTGCGATCGGCATTGGCAATGTCTGGAAATTCCCATTTATTACCGGACAGTACGGGGGCGGTGCTTTTGTGCTGATCTATATTTTCTTTTTAGTCGTACTGGGACTTCCTGTAATGACAATGGAATTTGCAGTTGGACGCGCCAGCCAGAAAAGCCCGGTCAGAGCATACAATGCCTTAGAAAAACCCGGGCAGAAATGGCATCTTCACGGCTATGTGGCAATGGCCGGAAACTATATTTTAATGATGCTCTATACCACTGTCTGTGGCTGGATGCTCTATTATTTCTATCAGACAGTCACCGGTAAATTTGTCGGGGCATCAACCGAAACAGTCAATACGATTTTTTCTGACATGCTTGCCAGTCCTGCCGCTATGGGTGGGTTAATGATGGCAGTTGTCATTATCGGCTTTTTTATCTGTTCCATCGGACTTCAAAAAGGACTGGAACGCATTACGAAATTTATGATGATCGCATTGCTGATCGTTATGGTTGCCCTTGCCATCAACAGTATTTTCATGGATGGCGGTTCTGAAGGTCTTGCCTTCTATCTGAAACCGGACTTCAAACGTATGGCTGCGATTGGTATTGTAGATACTGTTGTTGCTGCTATGAATCAGGCTTTCTTTACTTTAAGTCTTGGTATTGGTGCAATGGCTATCTTTGGCAGCTACATCGGCAAAGAGCACTCCCTGTTAGGAGAAGCAGTAAATGTAGCTGTTCTTGATACTTTTGTTGCAATCACAGCAGGTCTGATCATCTTCCCGGCATGCTTTGCCTTTGATGTGGCACCGGACAGCGGTCCAAGTCTGATTTTTATTACATTGCCTAATGTATTTAACCATATTCCTCTTGGACGTCTCTGGGGAAGCCTGTTCTTTGTTTTCATGGCATTTGCCGCTTTTTCAACAGTGCTTGCCGTATTTGAAAATATTTTATCCTGTACAATGGATCTGACTGGTTGGAGCCGCCGCAAAGCCTCTGTCATCAATGCAATTGCGATCATTATTTTATCATGGCCTTGCGTACTCGGCTATAATCTCTGGTCCGGTTTCCAGCCATTTGGTCCTGGAAGCGCTGTGCTTGATCTGGAAGATTTCGTTGTCAGCAACGTCCTTCTTCCGCTTGGCTCACTTGTCTATCTGCTCTTCTGTGTCAGCCGCTATGGTTGGGGATGGAAGAATTACTGTCAGGAAGCCAACACCGGCAAAGGTCTCAAGATCCAAAACTGGATGAGAGTCTATATTACTTATATCCTGCCGATTATGATCCTTTGTATCTTCCTCATTGGAATCAAAGATAAATTCTTCTAAGTTTGACTTTCACTGAATCTATGATATGATTAATGTATCAAGCAATACGAGGTGTGTAGTGATGAAGATTCAAGAATCTGCTGAAAATTATCTGGAAACTATATTAATCCTGTCTCTAAAGAAAAGTTA
This genomic window contains:
- a CDS encoding sodium-dependent transporter, translating into MKREKLSSRLGFILLSAGCAIGIGNVWKFPFITGQYGGGAFVLIYIFFLVVLGLPVMTMEFAVGRASQKSPVRAYNALEKPGQKWHLHGYVAMAGNYILMMLYTTVCGWMLYYFYQTVTGKFVGASTETVNTIFSDMLASPAAMGGLMMAVVIIGFFICSIGLQKGLERITKFMMIALLIVMVALAINSIFMDGGSEGLAFYLKPDFKRMAAIGIVDTVVAAMNQAFFTLSLGIGAMAIFGSYIGKEHSLLGEAVNVAVLDTFVAITAGLIIFPACFAFDVAPDSGPSLIFITLPNVFNHIPLGRLWGSLFFVFMAFAAFSTVLAVFENILSCTMDLTGWSRRKASVINAIAIIILSWPCVLGYNLWSGFQPFGPGSAVLDLEDFVVSNVLLPLGSLVYLLFCVSRYGWGWKNYCQEANTGKGLKIQNWMRVYITYILPIMILCIFLIGIKDKFF
- a CDS encoding leucine-rich repeat domain-containing protein, translated to MVFEVKIDQDKAEIVKYVGSGSAVIVPENIEGRSVTALGPYTFSEHGKDLREVILPDTVRRIGRYALYGCANLQKIVLTDTLQDIGGGVFTGCRIREIEVDLYHGRKCCLRDIVAENRFCLSVTLRYHTNGKEETARLIFPEHYEEAVENTPARIVMTEYHGSGGNYRQCIYNKEVDYKRYDEMFVYARAREEKETVFELVFSRLLFPYQLSEEAKERYEEYVRANVKEAAAFLIVREWEKGIFYLTESNLWTEEGLNAALDFAAEKRKTEFVSFLMEEKHKRYKAKPKLFEW